From Rhodothermales bacterium, one genomic window encodes:
- a CDS encoding OmpA family protein, with protein MRQFVVSVMTLAILFTPGVLAAQDVGEGLWANYDFVPGHRVLAYHDFDAAYVGNFPDRMTYLEGEMDIVRLPDGNQALRTRNTGRFVVPLEEALPARFTVEFRVHATDARSFVMMYSTEEKGAGRSPGKTLAALVGSQATGLTVGKYAEGPKSTRGMPPAFLVEDWVNVRIAVDGPYWKMYVDETRVANIPQVDFPRGNGLAFYLSMYPYDGDDLFVDDIRIAEGGRAILYDQLSATGKVITKGILFDTDSDRIRPESTPTLMDIAAMLEQHPELRLRIEGHTDDTGSATHNKPLSERRAAAVKAWLVGKRGVDASRLESAGLGAEQPVAGNDTAEGRQQNRRVELHRL; from the coding sequence ATGCGCCAATTTGTCGTATCCGTGATGACCCTCGCCATCCTGTTTACGCCGGGTGTTCTCGCCGCCCAGGATGTCGGTGAGGGCCTCTGGGCGAACTACGATTTCGTGCCCGGTCATCGCGTGCTCGCCTACCACGACTTCGACGCGGCCTACGTCGGTAATTTTCCGGACAGGATGACCTATCTCGAAGGGGAGATGGATATCGTTCGGTTGCCCGATGGCAACCAGGCGCTCCGAACCCGGAATACGGGCCGGTTTGTCGTTCCGCTGGAGGAGGCGTTACCCGCCAGATTCACTGTGGAATTTCGCGTGCACGCTACCGACGCTCGCTCGTTCGTGATGATGTATTCGACGGAGGAGAAAGGCGCGGGCCGCTCGCCGGGCAAGACGCTCGCTGCCCTCGTGGGCTCACAGGCGACAGGATTGACCGTGGGGAAATATGCCGAAGGGCCGAAATCGACCCGCGGCATGCCTCCGGCGTTTCTGGTGGAGGACTGGGTGAATGTGCGCATCGCGGTCGATGGCCCGTACTGGAAAATGTATGTGGATGAAACGCGGGTGGCGAACATCCCACAGGTCGATTTCCCGCGCGGTAACGGCCTCGCCTTCTACCTGAGTATGTATCCGTACGATGGGGACGATCTGTTTGTCGACGACATCCGCATCGCGGAAGGCGGACGTGCTATCCTTTATGACCAGCTCAGCGCCACCGGCAAGGTGATCACCAAAGGCATTCTGTTCGATACCGACAGCGACCGGATTCGGCCGGAGTCCACCCCAACACTGATGGATATCGCCGCCATGCTCGAGCAGCATCCTGAGCTTCGGCTGCGCATCGAAGGCCATACCGACGACACGGGTTCGGCGACCCACAACAAACCCCTGTCCGAGCGCCGCGCGGCAGCGGTGAAGGCCTGGCTCGTGGGAAAACGCGGCGTCGACGCCTCGCGTCTGGAGTCTGCGGGTCTCGGTGCGGAGCAGCCTGTCGCCGGCAACGATACGGCGGAAGGCCGGCAACAGAACCGGCGGGTCGAATTGCACCGGCTATAG
- a CDS encoding DUF3999 domain-containing protein: protein MKRFRSIVPGAAAVLCLLAGLPPRAHGQDITPARFAYGIVIDTVGTSPVQRFVLPDTVYTIATRADLGDIRLFNSDGEPLAYAIENMGAEAEPPPDRVALPFFPLYRITGEDAGDVQVEVRRTASGTLVRVDGRPATPDPAVTAFVVDASALDKPVNAITLAWEDTADDFLVEAYVETSEDLNRWQPWGDAATVAQLRRMGSVLLRDELKLPARDARYYRIRFRGAPPPISRIAATLTADDPPPVRRWLHLTTLQTDRGVFDAEQNGVYPVDRVRVTFDKPNTLARIRIESAASPDGPWRRHYSGTAYRIEENGQTLESPEIPIRLTHNRYWRVVAGQGAEGDPSLHPIVVLGWSPSRVLFLTRGAPPYTLAFGNGEIGPAAFAASDISRLTSTAQLEDARPGAIRALGGESRLRKPMDVDWKTVLLWAALAFGVAVLGALALSLTRQVQRDRDAGA from the coding sequence ATGAAACGTTTTCGCTCGATCGTCCCGGGAGCGGCCGCCGTCCTGTGCTTGCTGGCCGGTCTGCCGCCTCGGGCGCACGGTCAGGACATCACCCCCGCGCGCTTCGCCTACGGGATCGTGATCGACACCGTCGGCACCAGCCCGGTGCAGCGCTTCGTCCTGCCGGACACCGTCTACACCATCGCCACCCGCGCCGACCTGGGCGACATCCGGCTGTTCAACAGCGACGGCGAGCCGCTCGCCTATGCCATCGAAAACATGGGCGCGGAGGCCGAGCCGCCGCCGGACCGTGTCGCGCTCCCCTTTTTCCCGCTTTACCGGATCACGGGAGAGGACGCCGGCGACGTGCAGGTCGAAGTCCGCCGCACCGCATCGGGGACGCTCGTACGCGTCGACGGACGGCCGGCGACGCCCGACCCGGCCGTCACGGCGTTTGTCGTCGACGCGAGCGCGCTGGACAAGCCGGTGAACGCGATCACGCTGGCGTGGGAGGATACCGCCGACGATTTCCTGGTCGAGGCCTACGTGGAGACGAGCGAGGACCTGAACCGGTGGCAGCCGTGGGGCGACGCCGCGACCGTCGCCCAGCTGCGCCGGATGGGGAGCGTGTTGCTGCGGGACGAGCTGAAGCTGCCGGCGCGGGATGCGCGCTACTACCGCATCCGGTTCCGCGGGGCGCCCCCGCCCATCAGCCGCATCGCCGCAACGCTCACGGCGGACGATCCGCCTCCGGTGCGTCGCTGGCTCCATCTGACCACCCTGCAGACCGACCGCGGCGTGTTCGACGCCGAGCAAAACGGCGTATACCCCGTCGATCGCGTCCGCGTCACGTTCGACAAACCCAACACGCTGGCGCGGATCCGCATCGAGTCCGCCGCGAGTCCGGACGGCCCCTGGCGCCGGCATTATTCGGGAACGGCGTACCGCATCGAAGAGAATGGGCAGACCCTCGAGTCACCCGAGATCCCCATCCGGCTCACGCACAACCGATACTGGCGGGTCGTGGCCGGCCAGGGCGCCGAGGGCGATCCCTCGCTCCACCCGATCGTCGTGCTCGGCTGGTCGCCGTCGCGCGTCCTGTTTCTGACCCGCGGAGCGCCGCCCTATACCCTGGCCTTCGGCAACGGCGAAATCGGGCCGGCGGCCTTTGCGGCCAGCGACATCAGCCGGCTGACCTCGACCGCCCAACTGGAGGACGCGCGGCCCGGAGCGATCCGGGCGCTCGGCGGGGAGAGCCGGCTTCGAAAGCCGATGGATGTCGACTGGAAAACCGTGCTGCTCTGGGCCGCCCTGGCATTCGGCGTGGCCGTGCTCGGCGCCCTCGCGCTGAGCCTGACGCGACAGGTCCAGCGCGATCGGGACGCCGGCGCTTAA
- a CDS encoding DUF2339 domain-containing protein: MRWILMLLGAFAGAAILDEEGILLGAFLGYLLHDQLDLRRRLKEVEQRLAGRLEVPVAERPATERLDAPPPIPAAVETPEPVEVVQSSDEPAPVFVPFDPEPAPDAPPRVRKPTILDEGIAAARRFLFGGNVIVRAGVIVLFFALSFLVKLAIDNDVFPIELRLAAVAAVGIGLIGAGWRFKALRRGYGLSLQGGGLAVLYLTIYTAFKVYGLIDPGIALLLLLVTALLGAAIAILEDSEGLAVIGFLGGFLAPVLASTGSGDHVMLFGFYAVLNAGLFAIAWFKPWRWLNRVGFYSTFGIGAVWGGLSYRPELFASTEPFLIGFFLCYFALSILYATRQRREGRPPIDGTLVFALPVVAFTLQSALVESIPYGLAWSSLILGGFYTVAAWLVYQRAPELLRLMVESFAAIALGLLTMTLPFALDASWTGAGWALEGAALVWLGCRQNQLRLRIFGVLLQLAAGLFLFQALDELSYDQRHALLSVLNPMVTGFASLSAAAFFTAFQIHRRSDRSATWERTLEPLFLAIGVAWLAGGGLFEITRLFSNKPAIDAGVAFLALSSLALFAVGARLSWRGMRLAALYPLPLYYLAFLPLLFADHPLKGYGLAVWAVAFAIEYLVLHRTERDQPAWLTRAYHAGALWHLLLVVTWSCGMWMENLSGSGRSAWTLLGLMLPTLAAALLALRGLRAGWWPFAPHRRTYLLFALGLPLLALWIGSILSIGREAAASPLPYVPLLNPLDLVLGFTVVAAIAWYREARADISLLAGPDVRRGLIWVLAFTIFLWLNATIARTVHFWAGVSYDPDTLAASGLFQTALSICWTLIAVTAMAWAHRSRNRAVWFASGALLALVVVKLFVVDLSSLTMMMKVISFMVVGVLLLIIGYIAPVPPARDDDAGSATAPDTPPLPVQPNDSI, translated from the coding sequence ATGCGTTGGATCCTCATGCTACTGGGCGCATTTGCGGGCGCCGCGATCCTTGACGAAGAAGGCATCCTCCTCGGCGCCTTTCTAGGTTACCTGCTGCACGATCAACTCGATCTGCGCCGCCGGCTCAAGGAGGTCGAACAGCGCCTGGCCGGCCGGCTGGAGGTCCCCGTGGCGGAACGCCCCGCCACCGAACGACTGGATGCGCCGCCGCCCATCCCCGCCGCAGTCGAGACGCCCGAACCCGTCGAAGTCGTCCAGTCGTCCGACGAGCCGGCGCCTGTCTTCGTGCCGTTCGATCCCGAGCCGGCGCCCGATGCACCGCCCAGGGTGCGCAAGCCGACGATCCTCGACGAGGGCATCGCCGCGGCGCGGCGGTTCCTGTTCGGGGGCAACGTCATCGTGCGCGCCGGCGTCATCGTCCTCTTCTTCGCGCTGTCATTTCTGGTCAAGCTGGCCATCGACAACGACGTCTTCCCGATCGAGCTGCGGCTGGCCGCCGTCGCGGCGGTGGGCATCGGCCTGATCGGCGCCGGCTGGCGCTTCAAGGCGCTGCGCCGGGGCTACGGGCTGTCGCTCCAGGGCGGGGGCCTCGCCGTCCTGTATCTCACCATCTACACCGCCTTCAAGGTGTATGGCCTGATCGATCCCGGCATCGCGCTGCTGCTACTGCTGGTCACCGCGTTGCTCGGCGCCGCCATCGCCATCCTGGAGGACAGCGAAGGCCTCGCCGTCATCGGTTTCCTGGGCGGTTTCCTGGCCCCGGTGCTGGCCTCGACCGGCTCGGGCGATCACGTGATGCTGTTTGGCTTTTATGCCGTGCTCAACGCCGGCCTGTTCGCCATCGCCTGGTTCAAACCCTGGCGCTGGCTGAACCGGGTGGGTTTCTACAGCACGTTCGGCATCGGGGCCGTGTGGGGCGGATTGAGTTACCGGCCGGAGCTTTTCGCCTCCACCGAACCGTTCCTGATCGGCTTCTTTCTCTGCTACTTCGCCCTGTCGATCCTGTACGCCACGCGGCAGCGGCGAGAAGGGCGTCCGCCGATCGACGGCACGCTGGTCTTCGCCCTGCCCGTGGTGGCCTTCACCCTGCAGAGCGCGCTCGTCGAGTCGATCCCGTACGGACTCGCCTGGAGCTCGCTCATCCTGGGCGGCTTCTACACCGTGGCCGCTTGGCTGGTCTATCAGCGCGCTCCGGAGTTGCTCCGACTGATGGTCGAGTCCTTCGCCGCCATCGCGCTGGGGCTCCTCACGATGACCCTGCCGTTCGCGCTGGACGCGTCGTGGACGGGCGCCGGCTGGGCGCTCGAAGGGGCGGCGCTGGTATGGCTCGGATGCCGGCAAAACCAGCTGCGGCTCCGCATCTTCGGGGTGCTCCTGCAGCTCGCAGCCGGCCTCTTCCTGTTCCAGGCGCTGGACGAGTTATCGTACGACCAGCGGCACGCACTCCTGAGCGTCCTCAACCCGATGGTCACCGGCTTCGCCTCGCTGAGCGCCGCCGCGTTTTTCACCGCCTTCCAGATCCACCGGCGCAGCGATCGGTCCGCGACCTGGGAGCGGACGCTCGAACCGCTCTTTCTGGCGATCGGCGTGGCGTGGCTGGCGGGCGGCGGACTGTTCGAGATCACGCGCCTCTTCAGCAACAAACCGGCGATCGACGCAGGCGTCGCCTTCCTGGCGCTGTCTTCGCTTGCCCTCTTCGCGGTGGGCGCGCGGCTGTCGTGGCGCGGCATGCGACTCGCCGCCCTGTACCCGCTGCCGCTGTATTACCTGGCCTTCCTGCCGCTGCTTTTTGCCGATCATCCGCTGAAAGGCTACGGGCTGGCGGTCTGGGCGGTGGCATTCGCCATCGAATACCTGGTGCTGCATCGGACGGAACGCGACCAGCCGGCGTGGTTGACGCGCGCCTATCATGCCGGCGCGCTCTGGCACCTGCTGCTTGTCGTCACCTGGTCGTGCGGCATGTGGATGGAAAACCTGTCGGGCTCGGGCCGTTCCGCGTGGACGCTGCTCGGGCTGATGCTCCCGACGCTCGCCGCCGCGCTGCTTGCGCTGCGCGGCCTTCGAGCCGGCTGGTGGCCTTTTGCCCCGCATCGCCGCACGTACCTGCTCTTCGCGCTGGGCCTGCCGCTCCTGGCGCTCTGGATCGGATCGATCCTCAGCATCGGACGTGAGGCCGCCGCATCGCCGCTGCCCTACGTCCCGCTGCTGAACCCGCTCGACCTCGTGCTCGGCTTCACGGTCGTCGCCGCCATCGCGTGGTACCGGGAAGCGCGCGCGGATATATCCCTGCTGGCCGGCCCGGACGTGCGCCGTGGGCTCATCTGGGTCCTGGCCTTCACCATATTCCTCTGGCTGAACGCCACCATCGCACGCACCGTGCACTTCTGGGCCGGCGTGTCGTATGATCCGGACACGCTCGCGGCTTCCGGGCTGTTTCAGACCGCGTTGTCCATCTGCTGGACGCTCATCGCCGTCACGGCGATGGCGTGGGCGCACCGCAGCCGGAACCGGGCCGTGTGGTTTGCCTCCGGCGCCCTGCTCGCCCTCGTGGTCGTCAAGCTGTTTGTGGTGGATCTGTCGTCGTTGACCATGATGATGAAGGTCATCTCGTTCATGGTCGTCGGCGTGCTGCTGCTGATCATCGGCTATATCGCCCCGGTACCGCCGGCGCGCGACGACGACGCCGGCAGCGCCACGGCCCCCGACACGCCCCCGCTTCCCGTTCAACCCAACGACTCGATCTGA
- a CDS encoding aspartate kinase: protein MKVAKFGGSSLATAEQVQKVCAIVRSDTDRRLVVVSAPGARFSGDIKVTDLLIRLARAWEARAGWEAILEEIVGRYAAIAEACGAPATVVRAIQADLEARLNGAYPSPGYFMDAMKAAGEDNSARLVAECLRVCGVEAHYVNPGDAGMLLSDEAGNARVLPEAYPRLHALRERAGVTIFPGFFGYAPSGQVVTFPRGGSDITGAILAAAVDADVYENFTDVDSVLAANPRVIDDPEPISTLTYREMRELSYSGFSVFHDEALAPVFLKRIPVNIRNTNNPSAPGTFVVGARDIEPGRPVVGIAAMKGFCSVYISKYLMNRQVGFGRRVLQVFEDEGISYEHAPSGIDDMSVILRESLFPVDVESRVVDTLRNQLEADDVSVERGLALIMLVGEGMRHSIGITARAGAAFRRANVNIEIINQGSSEVSMMFGVKNDDMDAAVRALYSEFFPD, encoded by the coding sequence ATGAAGGTAGCCAAGTTCGGCGGCAGTTCACTGGCCACGGCTGAGCAGGTCCAAAAAGTCTGCGCCATCGTGCGTTCCGATACAGACCGTCGCCTCGTTGTCGTCTCCGCGCCGGGGGCGCGCTTCAGCGGCGACATCAAGGTAACCGACCTGCTGATTCGGCTCGCCCGGGCCTGGGAGGCGCGCGCGGGATGGGAAGCGATCCTGGAGGAGATCGTCGGGCGGTATGCGGCGATCGCGGAGGCCTGCGGGGCGCCGGCTACGGTGGTGCGGGCCATCCAGGCGGATCTCGAGGCGCGGCTGAACGGCGCCTATCCGTCTCCGGGCTATTTCATGGACGCGATGAAGGCCGCCGGCGAGGACAACAGCGCGCGCCTGGTGGCGGAATGCCTCCGGGTGTGCGGCGTGGAGGCCCATTATGTAAACCCGGGCGACGCCGGCATGCTGCTGTCCGACGAGGCCGGAAACGCCCGCGTGCTCCCGGAGGCCTATCCCCGGCTGCACGCCCTGCGCGAGCGGGCCGGCGTCACCATCTTTCCGGGCTTCTTCGGCTACGCGCCCTCCGGCCAGGTCGTGACGTTTCCCCGGGGCGGATCGGACATCACCGGCGCCATTCTCGCCGCCGCGGTCGATGCCGATGTCTATGAAAACTTTACCGACGTCGACTCGGTCCTGGCAGCCAACCCGCGAGTGATCGACGATCCGGAGCCCATATCGACCCTCACCTACCGCGAAATGCGGGAGCTGTCGTATTCCGGCTTCTCTGTCTTTCACGACGAGGCGCTCGCGCCTGTATTCCTGAAGCGTATCCCCGTGAACATCCGAAACACGAACAACCCTTCCGCGCCCGGCACGTTCGTCGTGGGCGCGCGCGACATCGAACCGGGCCGGCCCGTGGTAGGCATTGCGGCGATGAAAGGGTTCTGTAGCGTGTACATCAGCAAATACCTGATGAACCGGCAGGTCGGTTTTGGCCGGCGCGTCCTGCAGGTATTCGAGGATGAGGGGATCAGCTATGAACACGCGCCGTCGGGGATCGACGACATGTCGGTCATCCTGCGCGAGTCGCTGTTTCCGGTCGACGTCGAGTCCCGCGTCGTGGATACCCTCCGGAATCAGCTGGAGGCCGACGACGTGTCGGTCGAGCGGGGGCTGGCCCTCATCATGCTGGTGGGCGAAGGCATGCGGCATTCGATCGGCATCACCGCCCGCGCCGGCGCGGCGTTCCGGCGCGCCAACGTCAACATTGAGATCATCAACCAGGGCTCCAGCGAAGTGAGCATGATGTTCGGCGTGAAAAACGACGACATGGACGCCGCCGTACGCGCGCTGTACAGCGAGTTTTTCCCGGATTGA
- a CDS encoding Xaa-Pro peptidase family protein, with the protein MISRRAFIGAASTSGAALALAGCVTPTRASATDLPPAIEALTSMKDQARPITVAERAGRIERARQLMTSERIDAIVLAGGTSLSYFTGIRWGNSERLFALVLPRTGRAFVVCPSFEEDRAMEQIDMGPLKGTADVLTWYEHEDPYALVARGLAERGMRTGRLGVEETVRFVFSDGIRHAAPPIEITSATPVTAGCRGVKDAHELELMRLASAVTLKAYEAAYLSLEEGMTQDDFRRLVSQAHDRLGFSGGADVQVGEYSALPHGSRTPQTIREGSILLIDGGCTVEGYQSDLSRTFVLGKPTDKMKQVFDIELRAQTAAWRAARPGVEAQAVDAAARKVIEDAGYGPGYTYFTHRVGHGIGMDGHEWPYLVKGNTLLLQPGMTFSDEPGIYIPGEFGVRLEDDMVITEAGAELMTPQSPSLEDPFGPAPDGM; encoded by the coding sequence ATGATATCCAGACGAGCCTTTATCGGCGCGGCATCGACCTCGGGCGCCGCCCTCGCCCTCGCCGGCTGCGTGACGCCCACCCGGGCTTCCGCCACCGACCTTCCGCCGGCCATCGAGGCCCTGACCTCCATGAAGGATCAGGCCCGGCCCATCACCGTAGCGGAGCGCGCAGGCCGGATCGAGCGGGCGCGGCAGCTCATGACTTCCGAACGCATCGACGCGATCGTGCTGGCCGGCGGGACGTCGCTTTCCTATTTCACGGGGATCCGCTGGGGCAACAGCGAACGCCTCTTCGCGCTGGTGCTGCCCCGGACGGGGCGCGCCTTCGTCGTGTGCCCGTCGTTCGAGGAAGACCGGGCCATGGAGCAGATCGACATGGGCCCGCTCAAGGGCACCGCCGACGTGCTCACCTGGTACGAACACGAAGACCCGTACGCCCTCGTGGCGCGCGGACTCGCGGAGCGGGGCATGCGCACCGGCCGGCTGGGGGTGGAGGAAACGGTACGCTTCGTCTTCAGCGACGGCATCCGGCACGCCGCCCCGCCAATCGAGATCACGAGCGCCACGCCGGTGACCGCCGGCTGCCGCGGCGTCAAAGATGCGCACGAACTGGAACTGATGCGCCTCGCGTCGGCGGTGACGCTGAAAGCCTACGAAGCCGCCTACCTGTCGCTCGAAGAGGGCATGACGCAGGACGATTTTCGCCGGCTGGTATCCCAGGCCCACGACCGCCTCGGCTTCTCCGGCGGCGCCGATGTGCAGGTCGGCGAATATTCCGCCCTCCCGCACGGCTCGCGCACCCCGCAGACGATCCGGGAAGGATCGATCCTGCTCATCGACGGCGGCTGCACGGTGGAAGGGTACCAGTCGGACCTGAGCCGCACGTTTGTCCTCGGCAAGCCGACCGACAAGATGAAGCAGGTATTCGACATCGAGTTGCGCGCCCAGACGGCCGCCTGGCGCGCGGCGCGTCCCGGCGTCGAGGCGCAGGCCGTCGATGCCGCAGCCCGGAAGGTGATCGAGGACGCCGGCTACGGACCCGGCTACACCTATTTCACCCACCGCGTCGGTCACGGTATCGGAATGGACGGGCACGAATGGCCCTACCTGGTGAAAGGCAACACGCTGCTGCTGCAACCGGGGATGACCTTCAGCGACGAACCCGGCATCTACATCCCCGGCGAATTCGGCGTCCGCCTCGAGGACGACATGGTCATCACGGAAGCGGGCGCCGAGCTGATGACGCCGCAGAGCCCGTCGCTCGAAGATCCGTTCGGGCCCGCGCCCGACGGGATGTAA
- a CDS encoding sulfite exporter TauE/SafE family protein, producing MRAQARLRRIYLAVTCINSPPYRRRQDMSKHASLGHFTAAGSTYNIARIVGFGIMGVGMFLMLLVVMSIGEAEWQAWVWMLIGAIGILSLGAIVWTLGNIEWHFREVRALMEATHNETKEGTLIL from the coding sequence TTGCGCGCGCAGGCCCGATTGCGCCGTATCTATCTAGCAGTTACCTGCATCAACAGTCCGCCGTACAGGAGGCGGCAGGATATGTCGAAGCATGCATCACTCGGACACTTTACTGCTGCTGGCAGCACCTACAACATCGCACGCATTGTCGGATTCGGCATCATGGGTGTCGGTATGTTCTTGATGCTGCTGGTCGTGATGTCGATCGGAGAAGCGGAATGGCAGGCCTGGGTATGGATGCTCATTGGGGCAATCGGCATCCTGTCGCTTGGCGCGATTGTGTGGACGCTGGGTAACATCGAGTGGCACTTCCGTGAAGTACGCGCGCTGATGGAAGCGACGCACAATGAAACGAAAGAAGGTACGCTCATCTTATAA
- a CDS encoding DHA2 family efflux MFS transporter permease subunit encodes MRPPAPLQAGLDERYKNRYIIAAAVSLAAMMQVIDSSIVNVAIPSMMGNLGVSLDEISLVSTSYIVASVIVIPMTGWLASFFGRKQYFAGSILLFTIASFLCGTADTLGTLVFWRIIQGIGGGALMATSQAILYESFPREETGTAMAFFGLGIMVGPTLGPTLGGWITDNYTWPWIFYINIPFGILACAMIVAYVHDNTEDVPTRTIDLPGIALLILSVGMLQFVLERGDQYDWFESRLIVGMTAATIVATALLVWRELTAEAPVIDFSILKNTQFTAGTILGIVVGAGLMGSVFILPVYFQQILHLTALQTGVLILPGALATAFAMLFVGRLSRVVDNRLLIVVGSFLFAGSMWQLSKMTAQSGAGDFFWPLLYRGFGLGLVFVPMTNLTLSDVNRRDLGQASGLYNFFRQMGGSLSIAVMASSLVRITIQNKAVLSTHLSGYDVATRTRLDALVHRMVAQGTDAATAKQQALTILDRILTQQAYVLAFSHIYLVSGLILIASLPLLLLFKTGRPGASPHAAPAE; translated from the coding sequence ATGCGCCCGCCGGCGCCGCTGCAGGCCGGCCTCGATGAGCGCTACAAAAATCGCTACATCATCGCCGCCGCCGTATCCCTGGCCGCGATGATGCAGGTCATCGACTCGTCGATCGTCAACGTCGCGATTCCCAGCATGATGGGCAACCTGGGCGTTTCGCTCGACGAGATCTCGCTGGTGTCGACGAGCTACATCGTGGCGAGCGTCATCGTGATCCCGATGACCGGATGGCTGGCCTCCTTTTTCGGACGCAAGCAGTACTTCGCCGGCAGCATCCTGCTCTTCACCATCGCCTCGTTTCTCTGCGGCACGGCCGACACGCTGGGCACGCTCGTCTTCTGGCGCATCATCCAGGGCATCGGCGGAGGCGCGCTGATGGCGACGTCGCAGGCCATCCTCTACGAATCCTTCCCCAGGGAAGAGACGGGCACGGCCATGGCGTTTTTTGGACTCGGGATCATGGTCGGCCCCACACTCGGGCCCACCCTGGGGGGATGGATCACCGACAACTACACGTGGCCGTGGATCTTTTACATCAACATCCCCTTCGGCATCCTGGCCTGCGCGATGATCGTCGCCTACGTCCACGACAACACGGAAGACGTGCCGACGCGGACGATCGATTTGCCGGGCATCGCCCTGCTGATCCTCAGCGTGGGGATGCTCCAGTTCGTGCTCGAGCGGGGCGACCAGTACGACTGGTTCGAATCCCGGCTCATCGTGGGGATGACGGCGGCCACGATCGTGGCGACGGCGCTCCTCGTCTGGCGCGAATTGACGGCCGAGGCGCCGGTCATCGATTTCAGCATCCTGAAAAACACCCAGTTCACCGCCGGCACCATTCTCGGCATCGTCGTCGGCGCCGGCCTGATGGGGTCGGTGTTCATTCTGCCGGTCTACTTCCAGCAGATCCTTCACCTGACGGCCCTGCAGACCGGCGTCCTCATCCTCCCCGGCGCCCTGGCGACCGCGTTCGCCATGCTGTTCGTCGGCCGCCTCAGTCGGGTGGTGGATAATCGCCTCCTCATCGTCGTCGGCTCCTTCCTGTTCGCGGGCTCGATGTGGCAGCTCTCGAAGATGACGGCGCAGAGCGGCGCCGGCGATTTTTTCTGGCCGCTGCTCTACCGCGGTTTCGGACTGGGCCTGGTGTTCGTTCCGATGACCAACCTGACGCTCAGCGACGTGAACCGGCGGGATCTCGGCCAGGCCTCGGGTCTCTATAATTTTTTCCGGCAGATGGGAGGCTCGCTCAGCATCGCCGTCATGGCATCGTCCCTGGTGCGCATCACCATCCAGAACAAGGCCGTGCTCTCCACGCACCTCTCCGGCTACGACGTCGCCACGCGGACGCGGCTGGATGCGCTCGTCCACCGGATGGTCGCCCAGGGAACGGACGCGGCCACCGCGAAGCAGCAGGCCCTGACGATCCTGGATCGGATCCTGACGCAACAGGCGTACGTGCTCGCCTTCAGCCACATCTATCTCGTGAGCGGGCTCATCCTCATCGCCTCGCTGCCGCTGCTGCTGCTCTTCAAGACGGGCCGGCCCGGCGCCTCACCCCATGCGGCCCCCGCGGAATAA
- a CDS encoding HlyD family secretion protein, which translates to MEAPSTTTPAPVESTEYNATSSPGRKAPLRRMVWVVIALAGAVAGLGWGYQKWHYAVRHVSTDDAQIEGHIVPVLAKVGGYVKAVNVQNNQEVDRDAPLVVLDDVELQTTLAGATAALAEAEIVAHGRSQTDVVRVQRQSEALEAQIAAARANAERADRDLERYKALAAEQMVSQLQLDAASAAATSAHATVRALEQQEAASQAEIASAESSVRLAGARLAVAQARRDAAALELEYAHVTAPARGIVAKKSVEVGQLLQPGQPLMAIVSDTDVWVTAHFKETDLAQLTPGQSVDIELDAYPECTARGEIESISPATGATFALLPPDNATGNYTKVVQRVSTRIRIVDGCGPAQPLRPGLSAVVHVQTAE; encoded by the coding sequence ATGGAAGCACCATCTACCACAACGCCCGCACCGGTCGAATCTACGGAGTATAACGCGACGTCTTCACCCGGCAGAAAAGCCCCGCTTCGCCGGATGGTCTGGGTGGTGATCGCCCTGGCCGGCGCGGTCGCCGGCCTCGGGTGGGGCTATCAGAAGTGGCACTATGCGGTCCGCCACGTCTCCACCGATGACGCCCAGATCGAGGGACACATCGTCCCGGTGCTGGCCAAGGTCGGCGGCTACGTCAAAGCCGTGAACGTCCAGAACAACCAGGAGGTCGACCGCGATGCGCCGCTGGTCGTGCTGGACGATGTCGAACTCCAGACGACACTGGCCGGGGCGACCGCCGCGCTGGCGGAAGCCGAGATCGTCGCGCACGGGCGCAGCCAGACCGACGTCGTGCGCGTGCAGCGGCAGTCGGAAGCCCTGGAGGCGCAGATCGCCGCGGCGCGGGCCAACGCGGAGCGCGCGGATCGCGACCTGGAACGGTACAAGGCCCTGGCGGCGGAGCAAATGGTGTCGCAACTCCAGCTGGATGCCGCCAGCGCCGCCGCGACATCGGCCCATGCGACGGTGCGGGCGCTCGAGCAGCAGGAAGCCGCGTCGCAGGCCGAGATCGCTTCGGCCGAATCGTCCGTCCGGCTGGCCGGCGCCCGGCTGGCGGTGGCGCAGGCGCGGCGCGATGCCGCCGCCCTGGAGCTGGAATACGCCCACGTGACCGCGCCGGCGCGGGGTATCGTGGCGAAGAAATCGGTGGAAGTCGGCCAGCTCCTGCAACCCGGGCAGCCGCTGATGGCCATCGTTTCGGACACCGACGTCTGGGTGACCGCGCATTTCAAGGAGACCGATCTGGCGCAGCTCACGCCGGGGCAGTCGGTCGACATCGAGCTGGACGCCTACCCCGAGTGCACGGCACGCGGCGAGATCGAGAGCATCAGCCCGGCGACGGGCGCGACGTTCGCGCTCCTGCCTCCGGACAACGCCACCGGCAACTATACGAAGGTCGTCCAGCGCGTCTCCACCCGCATTCGGATCGTCGACGGCTGCGGTCCGGCGCAGCCCCTGCGGCCGGGGCTCTCCGCCGTCGTCCACGTTCAAACCGCCGAATAA